In Ruminiclostridium josui JCM 17888, the genomic window CGTCCATGATTCATTGTGTCGCTAAAACCTACATCCTGTAGGTTTTCCGGTAAAATATCTATCTTTCGCCGACAAACATCTGCAAATATCTTTAACCAAGCTTCCATTGATACAATTTATACTCACGTACAGGTTAAAAGGTAAGAAGTAGTTTTGTAACAGCTTCTTTTAATCTGTCAATATTTAAAAGAATCCCATAAATCCTGCTATTAATACTACAACTGCGAAAATCATTCTGTATATTGCAAAGGATTTGAGAGGCTTTCTTTTCAGATATGAAATAAACTGACTTATTACAGCTACTGCGACTATAAATGCTACTACAAACCCAACTGCAAGGGAGATTAGTTCGGCAGCCGGAAGTGAAGTAAGGCCTCCGATTTTAATTATTTCCAAAAGGCTATAGCCAAACATTACCGGAATGGCAAGGAAGAATGAAAACTCTGCTCCTATGACAGTAGAAAGACCTGCAACCCATCCACCTATAATTGTAGAGGCTGAACGGGACATACCCGGAATTATTGCAAGACACTGGAAAGCACCGATTATTAAGGCTTGCTTTGGAGTTACACTCAGCTTTTGCTTACCGAGATTGTTTTTTCTGAATTTCTTTTCAGCATATATCATCCACAAACCGCCAAGTATAAGTACAATAGCAACTGTTACAGGGGTCATAAGATATTTTTCAACAGGCTTATCCAGTAGAAGTTTTACAGCTGCCCCAGGGAGACAGGCTATAAAAATCATAAACCAGAATTTGAAACCGGATTTTTCATACCCAACCTTTTGAGGAAAGAAATTAATAAGAGTATCTTTTATCTTTCTCCAATATAGCAGAACAACTGCCAATATGGCACCTAACTGAATTACGTATGTATACATTTCAACATAGTTCGGACTGGCACTTTTAAATCCCATTATATTTTCAAAAATAATCAAATGCCCTGTTGAAGAAATAGGGAGAAACTCAGTAACGCCTTCAACAATTCCCAGAACTATTGATTTAAGCACAAATAATAAAGTATCCATTTCCTACCACCTTTTT contains:
- a CDS encoding undecaprenyl-diphosphate phosphatase; this encodes MDTLLFVLKSIVLGIVEGVTEFLPISSTGHLIIFENIMGFKSASPNYVEMYTYVIQLGAILAVVLLYWRKIKDTLINFFPQKVGYEKSGFKFWFMIFIACLPGAAVKLLLDKPVEKYLMTPVTVAIVLILGGLWMIYAEKKFRKNNLGKQKLSVTPKQALIIGAFQCLAIIPGMSRSASTIIGGWVAGLSTVIGAEFSFFLAIPVMFGYSLLEIIKIGGLTSLPAAELISLAVGFVVAFIVAVAVISQFISYLKRKPLKSFAIYRMIFAVVVLIAGFMGFF